One genomic segment of Pseudorca crassidens isolate mPseCra1 chromosome X, mPseCra1.hap1, whole genome shotgun sequence includes these proteins:
- the LOC137216306 gene encoding adenylate cyclase type 3-like — protein MKDTLTNINNQSFNNFMLRIGMNKGGVLAGVIGARKPHYDIWGNTVNVASRMESTGVMGNIQVVEETQVILREYGFRFVRRGPIFVKGKGELLTFFLKGREKPATFPNGSSVTLPHQVVDTS, from the exons ATGAAAGACACGCTCACCAACATCAACAACCAGTCCTTCAATAACTTCATGTTGCGCATAG GCATGAACAAAGGAGGGGTACTGGCTGGCGTCATCGGAGCCCGGAAACCACACTATGACATCTGGGGCAATACAGTCAACGTAGCCAGCAGGATGGAGTCCACAGGGGTCATGGGCAACATTCAG GTGGTGGAAGAAACTCAAGTCATCCTTCGAGAGTACGGCTTCCGCTTTGTGAGGAGAGGGCCCATCTTTgtgaaagggaagggggagctgCTAACCTTCTTCTTGAAGGGGCGAGAGAAGCCAGCCACGTTCCCTAATGGCTCCTCGGTTACACTGCCCCACCAGGTAGTAGACACCTCCTGA